From one Alkalinema sp. FACHB-956 genomic stretch:
- the gshB gene encoding glutathione synthase encodes MRLTFIIDPIDHLDPTHDSSVAMMEAAQELGHEVWITYANQLSVIDGKAWATLQPVQLIPVTPGANRWVAVAHWYTLGESSLQPLESMDAVFMRVDPPVDTLYLYTTYILDYIDRRKTLVLNAPSGLRAANEKMYALQFTEAVPTTIVTQDKQVIRKFLEDQGAAVLKPLGGKAGEGILFLEPGDRNFNSLVEISTHQGRLPIMVQTYLPDAKQGDKRVILLDGEPIGAVNRVPTGEEFRGNMAVGGRADQIDITDRDREICTQLAPTLRRDGLIFVGIDIIGGYLTEVNVTSPTGIREIDRLSHVRLGHQVIEWVAQSRQKT; translated from the coding sequence GTGAGACTGACATTCATCATTGACCCGATCGATCACCTTGATCCAACCCATGATTCCAGCGTTGCCATGATGGAAGCTGCGCAGGAACTGGGCCACGAAGTTTGGATCACCTATGCCAACCAACTCAGCGTCATCGACGGCAAAGCTTGGGCCACGCTGCAACCTGTGCAACTGATTCCGGTTACGCCAGGGGCCAATCGCTGGGTGGCGGTTGCCCATTGGTATACGCTCGGCGAATCGTCGTTGCAACCGTTGGAGTCCATGGATGCGGTCTTTATGCGGGTCGATCCGCCGGTGGATACCCTCTACCTCTACACGACCTATATTTTGGACTACATCGATCGCCGCAAGACCTTGGTGCTGAATGCGCCCAGTGGGTTACGGGCCGCCAACGAAAAGATGTATGCCCTGCAATTTACCGAGGCCGTCCCCACGACGATCGTCACCCAAGATAAACAAGTCATCCGCAAGTTCTTGGAAGACCAGGGGGCAGCGGTGCTCAAACCTCTGGGGGGCAAGGCAGGAGAAGGGATTTTGTTTCTGGAACCGGGCGATCGCAACTTCAACTCCCTGGTTGAAATCAGCACCCACCAAGGCCGCCTGCCCATCATGGTGCAAACCTATCTCCCCGACGCCAAGCAGGGGGATAAGCGGGTGATTTTGCTGGATGGCGAGCCGATCGGTGCAGTGAATCGTGTTCCCACCGGGGAAGAGTTCCGGGGCAACATGGCCGTTGGGGGACGGGCTGACCAAATTGATATCACCGATCGCGATCGGGAAATTTGCACCCAACTTGCGCCGACCCTGCGGCGGGATGGTCTCATCTTCGTCGGCATTGATATCATTGGTGGTTACCTGACGGAAGTGAATGTCACCAGTCCCACGGGCATTCGGGAGATCGATCGGCTCAGCCATGTCCGCCTTGGACATCAGGTCATTGAGTGGGTTGCTCAATCTCGACAAAAAACTTAA